The Thermasporomyces composti region TCGCCTACCACGTCACGGCGGTCGAGGCGCTCGTCACCGACTGGCGTGGCCAGGCGTGGATCGACCTGCCAGGCCGAGTCCGAGTGGGCCGGCGCGAGGGCAGGCTGTGGTTCGTCCGGACGGCGACGGCCGCCGACGACGCGAGCAAGGACCAGGTCATGAGCGCCCGCGTGACCGATGGCCGGGTGACCGGGAACGGCGAGGCCTCCGGGGATGGCGTCGGTGCTTCGCCGCCCCACTCGCGGTGACCCCCGAGCGGTGACCCCCGATTGGTGATAGAGCCTTCCAGCGACGTCGCCTTCGAGGCGGTCGGGTAGCCGGGCGGGGGCTCGCTCGGCAGGGTGGGCGAACGCGTCCACGTCGCTTGTGGCACGCTTGGAGCCGTTCCTCCCCGAGACGTCGGGTCAGGAACGACTCTGCCGTCGGGCCCGTGGTCGGCCTTTGCCGCAGATGGTGAGCCGTGGTCTCCTCGCCGACTGGCCGCCGTCGTCGCCAGGGTCCGGTCGCCTGTCCTGCCCACCCGAGACACGCTGGAGCGTCGGTGAATCCCGACCAGATCAGCCACGACCTGAAGAGCATCCTCCTCACCGAGGAGCAGATCCAGGCGAAGATCCGCGAGCTCGCGGCCGAGGTCGAGAAGGACTACGAAGGGCGCGACCTGCTCCTGGTCGGCGTCCTCAAGGGCGCGATCATGGTCATGGCGGACTTCGCCCGCGCCCTGAACCGCCACGTCGAGATGGACTGGGTCGCGTACTCCTCCTACGGCTCAGGGACGCGGTCGTCCGGTGTCGTCCGCATCCTCAAAGACCTCGACACCGACATCACCGACCGTCACGTCCTCATCGTGGAGGACATCGTCGACACCGGCCTGACCCTGTCGTGGCTGGTGGCCAACCTCCGCTCGCGCGGTCCGGCGTCGGTCGAGATCTGCACGTTGCTCCGTAAGCCCGAAGCCACGCGCATGTCCGTGCCGGTGAAGTACGTCGGGTTCGACAT contains the following coding sequences:
- the hpt gene encoding hypoxanthine phosphoribosyltransferase produces the protein MNPDQISHDLKSILLTEEQIQAKIRELAAEVEKDYEGRDLLLVGVLKGAIMVMADFARALNRHVEMDWVAYSSYGSGTRSSGVVRILKDLDTDITDRHVLIVEDIVDTGLTLSWLVANLRSRGPASVEICTLLRKPEATRMSVPVKYVGFDIPDEFVVGYGLDYAEKYRNLRCVGTLAPHVYQTSG